The proteins below are encoded in one region of Methanoculleus taiwanensis:
- a CDS encoding D-aminoacyl-tRNA deacylase, with protein MDIAFINSRQDPAGRNIREHLHMLLNEEKIWPLAERHTPRFFEVDERLIYQERIDAAVGADLIVFISRHSSRHPVPALTVHVTGNFGSADLGGEARALAPAAPGWMHALLRNLQQNAPDGYRVSYEVTHHGPTDLSTPSLFIEIGSTHTEWTDPAAGEAVAASILSAEPGETIPLIGFGGTHYAVRQTEIALRSRAAFGHIAPSREVPLLDLEMIWAMAEQSRAVAAYVDKKAVAKAEEAALDDLLARAGVPRLTEGEILEIGALGWDMYRRIRRLAEEILPGSRIHIHALRGEGTAVAVSAARDLIEEVLKSHKTEFIDSISKMPVVHLSKGSEEVAPTFITYESEATRLANDLTTLCVKLLLISESTVVDGDRLLIQKARFDPDKARRLGVPPGPLFGKLAGGREIEIEGQQITPAMVQTISERIIHLPGLERHL; from the coding sequence ATGGATATCGCGTTCATCAACTCACGGCAGGACCCGGCCGGGAGGAACATCAGGGAACACCTGCATATGCTGCTCAACGAGGAGAAGATCTGGCCTCTCGCCGAACGGCACACCCCCCGGTTCTTCGAGGTCGACGAACGGCTCATCTACCAGGAGCGTATCGATGCGGCGGTCGGAGCCGATCTGATCGTCTTCATTTCACGCCACTCGAGCAGACATCCGGTGCCCGCCCTCACGGTCCACGTCACCGGAAACTTCGGATCGGCAGACCTCGGCGGGGAAGCGCGCGCCCTCGCTCCCGCAGCGCCGGGATGGATGCATGCCCTCCTCCGAAACCTTCAGCAGAATGCACCGGACGGTTACCGCGTATCGTACGAAGTGACGCACCACGGCCCGACCGATCTCTCCACACCTTCGCTCTTCATCGAGATAGGCAGCACCCATACGGAGTGGACGGATCCGGCGGCGGGAGAAGCGGTAGCGGCGAGCATCCTTTCGGCGGAACCCGGAGAGACGATACCCCTGATCGGCTTCGGGGGCACGCACTATGCCGTCCGGCAGACCGAGATCGCGCTTCGGTCACGGGCAGCGTTCGGCCATATCGCCCCGAGCCGCGAGGTCCCGCTGCTCGATCTCGAGATGATCTGGGCAATGGCGGAGCAGAGCCGCGCAGTGGCGGCTTACGTCGATAAGAAAGCAGTTGCAAAGGCCGAAGAGGCTGCGCTCGACGATCTGCTCGCCCGGGCGGGAGTGCCGAGGCTGACGGAAGGCGAGATCCTGGAGATCGGAGCGCTGGGCTGGGACATGTACCGCCGGATCCGCCGCCTCGCAGAAGAGATCCTACCGGGGTCGAGAATCCACATCCACGCCCTCCGGGGAGAGGGAACAGCCGTTGCCGTCTCCGCCGCCAGGGATCTCATCGAAGAAGTATTAAAATCACATAAAACTGAATTTATAGATAGCATTTCTAAAATGCCGGTAGTGCACCTATCAAAAGGCTCAGAAGAGGTCGCACCGACCTTCATCACCTACGAATCAGAGGCGACCCGACTCGCAAATGATTTAACTACCTTGTGTGTAAAACTCTTACTTATCAGCGAAAGCACTGTTGTCGACGGAGATCGCCTACTCATCCAAAAAGCGCGGTTCGACCCGGACAAAGCGCGCAGGCTGGGCGTTCCGCCGGGGCCGCTCTTCGGGAAGCTGGCCGGTGGCAGAGAGATCGAGATCGAGGGGCAGCAGATCACACCTGCCATGGTGCAGACAATCAGTGAGAGAATTATCCACCTCCCGGGACTGGAGAGACATTTATGA
- a CDS encoding molybdopterin molybdotransferase MoeA — protein MRLFLQVVPVSEAVRVVRSIAPPVPKESVPLEDALHRILAADVRADVDIPGFDRSTVDGYAVAAADTVGAGEAIPAMLHYRGRVAMGGRDPGSVAPGSCMYVPTGGVLPKGADAVAMIEYCEQLGDDVLVHRPVAPGENVVFADEDFAAGEVVLESGRALSPRDIGVAAAAGAGEVSVMRIPRVGIISTGNELVPIVAAPRPGEVRDVNSYLCGTYLMERGCHPVYYGIVRDDRENLAATLSAALDQCDLVLISGGSSKDERDNTAAVITSLGEVLVHGVAIAPGKPTILGQAAGKPVIGLPGHPASTYVVLVAIVDHLLAAMMQTEVSRRTVSAVLAENVPSAKGREDYVRVMVKEGRATPVFGKSGLLNTLTRSTGLVRVPAGSEGLEVGEAVEVIVW, from the coding sequence ATGAGGCTCTTTCTGCAGGTCGTCCCGGTCAGCGAGGCGGTCAGGGTCGTCCGGAGCATCGCTCCCCCCGTCCCGAAGGAGAGCGTCCCGCTTGAGGATGCTCTCCACCGCATTCTTGCGGCGGATGTCCGGGCGGATGTCGATATCCCGGGTTTCGACCGCTCCACCGTCGATGGCTATGCGGTGGCTGCGGCCGATACCGTGGGAGCCGGCGAGGCGATACCGGCGATGCTGCACTACCGCGGCCGGGTCGCCATGGGCGGCCGCGATCCGGGGAGTGTTGCTCCCGGGTCGTGTATGTACGTCCCCACAGGAGGCGTCCTCCCGAAAGGAGCCGATGCCGTCGCCATGATCGAATACTGCGAGCAGCTCGGCGACGACGTCCTGGTACACCGGCCTGTCGCTCCCGGGGAGAACGTCGTTTTTGCGGACGAGGATTTTGCCGCAGGCGAGGTCGTCCTCGAGAGCGGCCGCGCCCTCTCCCCCCGCGATATCGGGGTGGCGGCGGCGGCCGGCGCCGGAGAGGTGAGCGTCATGCGTATCCCGCGGGTCGGGATCATCTCGACCGGCAACGAACTCGTTCCGATCGTCGCCGCGCCCCGTCCGGGCGAGGTCCGTGACGTCAATTCGTACCTCTGCGGAACCTACCTCATGGAGCGGGGGTGCCACCCCGTGTACTACGGCATCGTCCGGGACGACCGCGAGAATCTCGCGGCGACGCTCTCTGCCGCGCTCGACCAGTGCGATCTCGTCCTCATCTCCGGCGGGAGTTCGAAGGACGAGCGGGACAATACGGCGGCCGTCATCACGAGCCTCGGCGAGGTGCTGGTGCACGGCGTCGCCATCGCCCCCGGGAAACCGACGATCCTCGGGCAGGCGGCTGGGAAACCGGTGATCGGCCTCCCCGGTCATCCGGCATCCACCTACGTCGTCCTCGTCGCCATCGTCGATCACCTGCTGGCGGCGATGATGCAGACGGAGGTCTCGCGCAGGACCGTCTCCGCTGTCCTCGCAGAGAACGTTCCCTCTGCAAAGGGCAGGGAGGATTACGTCCGGGTCATGGTGAAGGAGGGCCGGGCGACCCCGGTCTTCGGAAAATCGGGCCTTTTGAATACGCTCACCCGCAGCACCGGGCTCGTCCGGGTGCCGGCGGGCAGCGAAGGGCTCGAGGTCGGCGAGGCGGTCGAGGTGATCGTATGGTGA
- a CDS encoding molybdopterin biosynthesis protein → MVKRYLTLISLAEANDLIARSFAFTPGTESVPLEAAAGRITAAPVFARFSVPEIHLSAMDGIAVRSAETARASEQHPVTLTDAVRVNTGNIVPSEYDAVIMIEDVWEEDGKYTIRKAVSPWQHVRPVGEDIGESEMIVPTHHRIRPHETGALAAYGVTHLDVLAVRAGLIPTGSELVPLGVRPVPGKVVESNTLMAASVLQAAGASARRYPIVVDDYDLIRDAVVRGVAENEILLISAGSSAGTRDFTADVIGELGEVLAHGVGIKPGKPVIIGRIAGKPVIGLPGYPLAALTVLREIVLPLLARYGLLPPEAETVDARLTTSLHSDIGTDEFVLLTAGRIGDAWVAVPQSRGAGVQMSAVRANAYLQIPASSEGVEAGGTVTARLRVPKRTAEEVLLITGSHDPALDYLADLARSGGVDLHSTHTGSMGGVLALRKRECHAAPMHLLAPDGSYNVPYLQRYLPDGDLLLLCVAERQQGIISREGLGFDDLPEHTFVNRQKGSGTRMLLDHTLQQRGIDPASIHGYDREVTTHLAAALSVKTGEADAAMGVYSAARALGLAFFPVATERYELAMHRDTLEDPRAQTLVETVSSDRFKQILRDLGGYVTDETGVMRELRAGQPPQG, encoded by the coding sequence ATGGTGAAGCGGTATCTAACGCTGATCTCCCTTGCTGAGGCAAACGACCTCATCGCCCGGTCGTTTGCCTTCACCCCCGGAACCGAGTCCGTCCCGCTCGAAGCGGCGGCCGGCCGGATCACCGCCGCTCCCGTCTTCGCCCGCTTCTCGGTTCCCGAGATCCACCTCTCCGCGATGGACGGGATCGCCGTCCGGAGTGCCGAGACCGCCCGGGCGAGCGAGCAGCACCCGGTCACCCTCACCGACGCCGTCCGCGTCAATACGGGCAACATCGTGCCCTCCGAATACGATGCGGTGATCATGATCGAGGATGTCTGGGAGGAGGACGGGAAGTACACCATCCGAAAGGCGGTCAGCCCATGGCAGCACGTCCGGCCGGTCGGTGAGGATATCGGGGAATCAGAGATGATCGTGCCGACGCACCACCGGATCCGGCCGCACGAGACCGGAGCGCTCGCCGCGTACGGGGTGACCCATCTCGACGTCCTCGCAGTCCGCGCCGGCCTGATCCCGACGGGCTCCGAGCTCGTGCCTCTCGGCGTGCGCCCCGTCCCGGGGAAGGTCGTCGAGAGCAACACTCTGATGGCCGCATCGGTGCTGCAGGCGGCGGGGGCATCGGCGCGCCGCTACCCGATCGTCGTCGACGACTACGATCTCATCAGGGACGCCGTCGTCCGCGGTGTTGCCGAAAATGAGATCCTGCTGATATCTGCCGGGTCATCGGCCGGAACCCGCGACTTCACGGCGGACGTCATCGGGGAGCTCGGGGAGGTGCTCGCCCATGGGGTCGGGATCAAGCCGGGAAAGCCGGTCATCATCGGGCGGATTGCAGGAAAACCTGTTATCGGCCTCCCCGGCTACCCGCTTGCCGCCCTCACCGTCCTGCGCGAGATCGTGCTCCCGCTTCTTGCGCGATACGGCCTCCTGCCGCCGGAGGCGGAGACCGTCGATGCCCGCCTCACGACGAGCCTCCACTCGGATATCGGGACCGATGAGTTCGTCCTGCTGACGGCCGGCCGGATCGGCGACGCCTGGGTCGCGGTACCCCAGTCCCGGGGTGCGGGTGTCCAGATGAGTGCCGTCCGGGCGAATGCCTACCTGCAGATCCCGGCCTCCTCGGAGGGTGTCGAGGCCGGTGGAACCGTCACCGCCCGCTTGCGGGTGCCGAAGCGGACTGCGGAGGAGGTGCTGCTCATCACGGGGAGTCATGACCCGGCGCTCGATTACCTCGCCGACCTCGCGAGGAGCGGGGGCGTCGACCTCCATTCCACCCACACCGGGAGCATGGGCGGGGTGCTGGCACTCCGGAAACGAGAGTGCCACGCAGCGCCGATGCATCTCCTAGCCCCGGACGGAAGTTATAACGTCCCCTACCTGCAGCGGTATCTCCCGGACGGCGATCTCCTCCTTCTCTGCGTCGCGGAGCGGCAGCAGGGGATCATCTCCCGGGAGGGGCTTGGATTCGACGATCTCCCGGAGCATACCTTCGTGAACCGGCAGAAGGGGTCGGGCACCCGGATGCTCCTCGATCACACCCTGCAGCAGCGGGGTATCGATCCGGCATCCATCCACGGCTACGATCGCGAGGTGACGACCCACCTTGCGGCGGCCCTCTCGGTGAAGACCGGGGAGGCCGACGCGGCGATGGGCGTCTACAGTGCTGCGCGCGCGCTCGGCCTTGCTTTCTTTCCGGTGGCGACGGAACGCTACGAACTCGCCATGCACCGGGATACGCTCGAAGATCCCCGGGCTCAGACCCTCGTCGAAACGGTCTCCTCCGACCGGTTTAAACAGATCCTCCGGGATCTCGGGGGCTACGTGACGGACGAGACAGGCGTGATGCGCGAACTGCGAGCAGGACAGCCTCCTCAGGGCTGA
- a CDS encoding TIGR00725 family protein has protein sequence MQIAVIGRGDCSPEEYEAAETVGYLIAGNRETVLSGGLSGVMEAACKGAREAGGRTAGILPGTGRGNPYLDVVIRTDMGHTRNVVLIQSADAVIAVGGGYGTLSEIALALKTEKPVFGYLTWKIEGVMACISPEEAVLLAVRASRLSRPSRSPRDPGGSV, from the coding sequence ATGCAGATCGCAGTCATCGGACGGGGAGACTGTTCACCGGAGGAGTACGAAGCGGCAGAGACGGTCGGCTATCTCATCGCCGGCAACCGTGAGACCGTGCTCTCGGGCGGCCTTTCCGGCGTCATGGAAGCCGCCTGCAAGGGCGCACGGGAAGCGGGAGGAAGGACGGCCGGTATCCTGCCCGGCACGGGCAGGGGCAACCCCTACCTCGACGTGGTCATCCGGACGGATATGGGGCACACCCGGAACGTCGTGCTTATCCAGTCAGCGGATGCGGTTATCGCCGTCGGCGGCGGATACGGCACGCTCTCGGAGATCGCACTTGCGCTCAAAACGGAAAAACCAGTCTTCGGCTACCTGACCTGGAAGATAGAAGGGGTGATGGCGTGCATCAGCCCTGAGGAGGCTGTCCTGCTCGCAGTTCGCGCATCACGCCTGTCTCGTCCGTCACGTAGCCCCCGAGATCCCGGAGGATCTGTTTAA
- the ileS gene encoding isoleucine--tRNA ligase, with translation MKEVTSSYDAPKLEARTQEFWTERDTYANVQELRRTGRPFFFVDGPPYTTGHIHLGTAWNKILKDVILRYHRMCGRQIIERAGYDMHGLPIEVKVEHELGFTSKKDIEGYGIAAFIERCRTFAEIHKDIMSEQFKRLGIWLDFENPYQTIKEDYIEAAWWTLARAEERGLLERGHRVVNWCPRCETAIADSEVEYWDETDPSIFVKFPIGDRENEYLVIWTTTPWTLPANVAVAVDTDFIYARVLAKRDLGEEILWIADDLVESVLRLGRYQDYEVLEKRPGSDLVGTEYTSPLAAQVPHQREIRHRVVAADFVTMENTGLVHIAPGHGWDDYLLGVKEGLPAFCPVDGGGCFTPDAGVFADMYVRDANDVVIDALGDHLLARKTIVHRYGHCWRCKTPIIFRATEQWFLKATEIRDRMLEEIAGVRWHPEWAGSARFHDFVKESRDWCISRQRYWGIPIPIWQCEACKEYTVIGTIAELEERSGATIPDPHRPYVDEVTLPCSCGGEMRRVEDIFDVWFDSAVASWATLGFPRQKEAFEQYWPADFITEGQDQTRGWFYSQLGASTIAFNRSPYKSVLMHGFALDAEGRKMSKSLGNVVTPDEVMNQYGVDVLRLYILSASAPWDDLKFNWDGVKTVHRAVNILWNVYRFPLPYMILDSFSPEAGSDGWDGSFVRDHIREMPEEDRWIVSRVNSLARQIDADLEEYQLHRVTRALTGFILEDLSRWYVQLVRSRMWLEEDSPAKRFAYETIYYVMRRLIGLLAPFTPHIAEEIFQNLRVEGDVASIHMTDWAAPDDLLIDTHLEAAMDVIRSFDDAVANARQAGKRKLRWPVEECVVVTESDLVRDAIRLLNPLAKARANSRSVTVVEGAWDKLNWQAEPVMRAIGPEFGKEGPVVKALIEQADGSALKAAIEKDGSAELGGYLITARHVTFTEAMPEGIFAAPMKDATVYVDVTLTPALEAEGYAREVVRRLQEMRRQLDLNVDDCIVADVTVDDPRIAGLIRSEWTTGISTEVRAEELVIHAPGDGTGPERQWGLSRDWDVEGVPMRMEISRAAAE, from the coding sequence GTGAAAGAGGTCACCAGCAGCTACGATGCGCCGAAGCTCGAAGCGCGGACTCAGGAGTTCTGGACGGAGCGCGATACCTATGCGAACGTGCAGGAACTCCGCCGCACGGGGAGGCCGTTCTTCTTTGTCGACGGACCGCCGTATACAACCGGTCACATCCATCTCGGCACTGCCTGGAACAAGATCCTCAAAGACGTCATCCTCCGGTACCACCGGATGTGCGGCAGGCAGATCATCGAGCGGGCGGGCTACGATATGCACGGCCTTCCGATCGAGGTGAAGGTGGAGCACGAGCTCGGGTTCACGTCCAAGAAGGATATCGAGGGATACGGGATTGCGGCCTTCATCGAGCGCTGCCGGACGTTCGCCGAGATCCATAAGGATATCATGAGCGAGCAGTTCAAACGGCTCGGTATCTGGCTCGACTTCGAGAACCCCTACCAGACGATCAAGGAGGACTATATCGAGGCCGCCTGGTGGACCCTTGCGCGGGCGGAGGAGCGCGGTCTCCTCGAACGCGGGCACCGGGTCGTGAACTGGTGCCCCCGCTGCGAGACCGCGATCGCGGACTCGGAGGTGGAGTACTGGGACGAGACCGACCCGTCGATCTTCGTTAAGTTCCCGATTGGAGACCGCGAGAACGAGTACCTCGTCATCTGGACGACCACCCCGTGGACGCTTCCCGCAAACGTTGCCGTCGCGGTCGATACCGATTTCATCTACGCGCGGGTGCTCGCGAAGAGAGACCTCGGTGAAGAGATCCTCTGGATCGCCGACGACCTGGTGGAGTCCGTCCTCAGGCTCGGCAGATACCAGGACTACGAGGTGCTCGAGAAGAGGCCGGGGAGCGATCTTGTCGGCACCGAGTACACCTCGCCGCTCGCCGCCCAGGTGCCGCACCAGCGTGAGATCCGCCACCGCGTCGTCGCGGCGGACTTCGTCACGATGGAGAATACCGGCCTCGTCCATATCGCCCCGGGGCACGGGTGGGACGACTACCTCCTCGGCGTGAAAGAGGGGCTGCCCGCCTTCTGTCCGGTCGACGGCGGCGGCTGCTTTACGCCCGATGCCGGCGTGTTCGCCGATATGTACGTCCGGGACGCGAACGACGTCGTGATCGACGCGCTCGGCGACCATCTCCTCGCGAGGAAGACGATCGTCCACCGCTACGGACACTGCTGGCGGTGTAAGACGCCGATCATCTTCCGGGCGACGGAGCAGTGGTTCCTGAAGGCGACCGAGATCCGCGACCGGATGCTCGAGGAGATCGCGGGCGTCCGGTGGCACCCCGAGTGGGCCGGCAGCGCCCGGTTCCACGATTTCGTCAAGGAGTCGCGCGACTGGTGTATCTCCCGGCAACGGTACTGGGGTATCCCGATCCCGATCTGGCAGTGCGAGGCGTGCAAGGAGTATACCGTCATCGGCACCATCGCCGAGCTCGAGGAGCGTTCCGGAGCGACGATTCCCGACCCGCACCGGCCATACGTCGACGAGGTCACGCTCCCCTGCTCCTGCGGCGGCGAGATGCGCCGGGTCGAGGACATCTTCGATGTCTGGTTCGACTCGGCGGTGGCATCGTGGGCGACGCTCGGGTTCCCCCGGCAGAAGGAGGCGTTCGAGCAGTACTGGCCTGCCGACTTCATCACCGAAGGGCAGGACCAGACCCGCGGCTGGTTCTACTCCCAGCTCGGGGCGAGCACCATCGCCTTTAACCGCTCTCCCTACAAGAGCGTCCTGATGCACGGGTTCGCCCTCGACGCCGAAGGGCGGAAGATGAGCAAGAGCCTCGGCAACGTGGTGACGCCTGACGAGGTGATGAACCAGTACGGTGTCGACGTGCTCCGGCTCTACATCCTCTCGGCGAGCGCCCCCTGGGACGACCTGAAGTTCAACTGGGACGGCGTGAAGACGGTGCACCGAGCGGTCAACATCCTCTGGAACGTCTACCGCTTCCCGCTGCCCTACATGATCCTCGACTCGTTCAGCCCGGAGGCGGGTTCCGACGGCTGGGACGGATCGTTCGTCCGGGATCATATCCGCGAGATGCCGGAGGAAGACCGCTGGATCGTCTCCCGGGTTAACTCCCTCGCCCGGCAGATCGATGCCGATCTCGAGGAGTACCAGCTTCACCGCGTGACCCGGGCGCTGACCGGGTTCATCCTCGAAGATCTCTCTCGGTGGTACGTCCAGCTCGTCCGGTCCCGGATGTGGCTCGAGGAGGACTCGCCGGCAAAGCGGTTCGCCTACGAGACGATCTACTACGTCATGCGCCGGCTTATCGGGCTGCTCGCTCCGTTCACCCCGCATATCGCCGAGGAGATCTTCCAGAACCTCCGCGTCGAAGGCGACGTAGCGAGCATCCACATGACCGACTGGGCGGCGCCGGACGACCTCCTCATCGATACGCACCTCGAGGCTGCGATGGACGTCATCCGCTCCTTCGACGATGCGGTGGCGAACGCCCGGCAGGCAGGCAAGCGAAAGCTCCGCTGGCCGGTGGAGGAGTGCGTCGTCGTGACGGAGAGCGACCTCGTCCGGGACGCCATCCGGCTCTTAAACCCGCTTGCGAAAGCCCGGGCGAACAGCAGGAGCGTTACGGTCGTCGAAGGTGCCTGGGACAAACTCAACTGGCAGGCCGAACCGGTGATGCGGGCGATAGGCCCCGAGTTCGGAAAAGAAGGGCCGGTCGTTAAGGCGCTGATCGAGCAGGCCGACGGGAGCGCTCTTAAAGCCGCGATCGAGAAGGACGGATCGGCGGAACTCGGCGGGTATCTGATAACCGCCCGCCACGTCACCTTCACCGAGGCGATGCCGGAGGGTATCTTCGCAGCGCCCATGAAGGATGCGACGGTCTACGTGGACGTGACGCTCACGCCCGCCCTCGAGGCCGAAGGGTACGCCCGCGAGGTTGTCCGCCGCCTCCAGGAGATGCGCCGGCAGCTCGACCTGAACGTGGACGACTGCATCGTCGCTGACGTCACCGTCGACGATCCGCGGATCGCCGGGCTGATCCGGTCGGAATGGACGACCGGGATCAGCACCGAAGTCCGGGCTGAGGAGCTTGTCATCCACGCGCCGGGAGACGGAACCGGCCCGGAGCGTCAGTGGGGTCTCTCCCGCGACTGGGACGTCGAAGGCGTCCCGATGCGGATGGAGATCTCACGGGCCGCCGCAGAGTGA
- a CDS encoding tRNA(His) guanylyltransferase Thg1 family protein yields MHEREIFSNLTIFPPIFIRLDGRAFHRLSRELRLEKPFDPAFHASMTAVCKRLLSESGLEPAFAYTFSDEISLFFTTLPFTGRIEKLDSVTAAFAASSLAIELGVKTPLAFDARVIPASPDFAVEYLTWRQSEAWRNHINAYCQHALIKEGFSSRAAAAKLSGMQSAAMHDMMYARGVNLAETPAWQRRGTLICRKKVQKEGYNPLTGKTVVTDRSVVTVLDDPPLFSTPEGNLLVRSLCGGP; encoded by the coding sequence ATGCACGAGCGGGAGATCTTCTCCAACCTGACAATATTCCCCCCGATCTTCATCAGGCTTGACGGACGGGCATTTCACCGTCTCTCCCGTGAACTCCGCCTCGAAAAGCCCTTTGACCCGGCTTTCCACGCGAGCATGACGGCAGTCTGCAAGCGCCTCCTCTCGGAGAGCGGACTTGAGCCCGCATTCGCCTATACCTTCTCCGACGAGATCAGCCTCTTCTTTACTACACTGCCGTTTACGGGGAGAATCGAGAAACTCGACTCGGTTACGGCGGCATTCGCTGCGAGCAGCCTCGCGATAGAACTCGGGGTCAAAACCCCGCTCGCCTTCGATGCCCGGGTGATCCCCGCATCTCCCGATTTCGCGGTCGAGTATCTTACCTGGCGCCAGAGCGAGGCCTGGCGAAACCACATCAACGCCTACTGCCAGCACGCACTCATCAAGGAGGGGTTCTCTTCCCGTGCGGCGGCAGCGAAACTCTCCGGGATGCAGTCGGCGGCGATGCACGATATGATGTACGCCCGCGGAGTGAACCTCGCCGAGACTCCGGCGTGGCAACGGCGCGGGACGCTGATCTGCCGGAAGAAAGTTCAAAAAGAGGGGTATAATCCCCTGACCGGGAAAACGGTCGTAACCGACCGGAGCGTCGTCACCGTGCTTGACGACCCCCCGCTCTTCTCAACCCCGGAAGGGAATCTGCTCGTCCGGTCACTCTGCGGCGGCCCGTGA
- a CDS encoding PRC-barrel domain-containing protein: MRTQITELFGLNVYTDKAVYVGSVDDVVIDVDGKKIDSLAVGSLNPEIGELKGYKGLHIPFRIIKSIGDVVLIRHIAGVFKSPKKEE; the protein is encoded by the coding sequence ATGAGGACCCAGATCACAGAGCTATTCGGACTGAATGTCTATACCGACAAAGCCGTATACGTCGGGAGTGTTGACGATGTCGTGATCGATGTCGACGGAAAGAAGATAGATTCGCTCGCCGTGGGCAGTCTCAACCCCGAGATCGGCGAACTCAAGGGCTATAAGGGGCTGCATATTCCCTTCCGCATCATCAAGAGCATCGGGGACGTCGTCCTGATCCGCCACATCGCGGGTGTCTTCAAATCCCCAAAGAAAGAGGAGTAA
- a CDS encoding CBS domain-containing protein — protein sequence MEASLQIGKIAGIPVKLHWSFLLVIPLFAWIIGSQIVLTTELIADLFNVEIDMTLITAGWNPYILGTVVALGLFFGVFIHEMAHSLLAKSKGLKINSITLLILGGVSSMEENVPDPRVELPMALAGPLTSLGVGLICIALVYVSALIPDPAIAGVFVFSFGYLGLLNVLLFGFNLLPAFPMDGGRVLRAWLAKRMPLNRATRIAADVGKGFAVIFGIVGFLLFNPILIIIAFFIYIGANQEATTLRYNVLLQDVSVADVMSSPVRTVPPTMPVTEVVALMYETKHLGFPVVENGTLVGIVALSDVHKIAVQDREAMQVKDIMSRAPVTLTPNAPLMDALRIMSMNDIGRIPVMADRELVGIVTRTDVVRVMELKEA from the coding sequence ATGGAAGCCTCGCTACAGATAGGAAAGATTGCCGGGATTCCCGTCAAGTTGCACTGGAGTTTTCTTCTGGTGATCCCCCTTTTTGCCTGGATCATCGGGAGCCAGATCGTCCTGACGACAGAACTCATCGCCGATCTCTTCAACGTCGAGATCGATATGACTCTGATCACCGCAGGGTGGAACCCCTACATCCTCGGCACGGTCGTGGCGCTCGGCCTCTTCTTCGGGGTATTCATTCACGAGATGGCGCACTCGCTCCTCGCCAAGTCAAAGGGGCTCAAGATCAACAGCATCACGCTCCTGATCCTCGGCGGTGTATCCTCGATGGAAGAGAACGTCCCCGATCCCCGGGTCGAACTCCCCATGGCGCTTGCAGGGCCGCTGACGAGCCTCGGTGTCGGCCTCATCTGCATCGCCCTCGTCTACGTCTCCGCTCTCATCCCCGACCCGGCCATCGCAGGAGTCTTTGTATTCAGTTTCGGGTACCTCGGGCTTCTGAATGTTCTCCTCTTCGGGTTCAACCTGCTGCCTGCATTTCCGATGGACGGCGGGAGGGTGCTTCGCGCCTGGCTTGCGAAAAGGATGCCGCTCAACCGCGCAACAAGGATAGCAGCCGATGTCGGGAAGGGGTTTGCGGTCATCTTCGGGATCGTCGGGTTCCTCCTCTTCAACCCCATCCTGATCATCATCGCTTTCTTCATCTATATCGGGGCGAACCAGGAAGCGACGACGCTACGCTACAACGTCCTTCTCCAGGACGTCTCCGTCGCCGACGTCATGAGCAGCCCGGTCAGGACGGTCCCGCCCACGATGCCGGTGACCGAGGTGGTGGCGCTGATGTATGAGACCAAACATCTCGGGTTCCCGGTCGTCGAGAATGGTACGCTCGTCGGGATCGTTGCACTCTCGGATGTCCACAAGATCGCGGTGCAGGACCGCGAGGCGATGCAGGTGAAGGATATCATGTCGCGGGCTCCCGTCACGCTCACCCCGAACGCCCCGCTCATGGACGCTCTGCGGATCATGTCGATGAACGACATCGGCCGGATACCGGTGATGGCGGACCGCGAGCTCGTGGGGATCGTGACCCGCACGGATGTCGTCCGGGTTATGGAATTGAAAGAGGCCTAA